The following proteins come from a genomic window of Mustela lutreola isolate mMusLut2 chromosome 6, mMusLut2.pri, whole genome shotgun sequence:
- the MAS1 gene encoding proto-oncogene Mas: MDESNVTSFVDEKSTNASTARNTSAGDLRREIPIVHWVIMSISPLGFVENGILLWFLCFRMRRNPFTVYITHLSIADISLLFCIFILSVDYALDYELSSGYYYTIVTLSVTFLFGYNTGLYLLTAISVERCLSVLYPIWYRCHRPKHQSAFVCALLWALSCLVTTMEYVMCIDSEGQSHSQSDCRAVIIFIAILSFLVFTPLMVVSSTILVIKIRKNTWTAHSSKLYIVIMVTIIIFLIFAMPMRLLYLLYYEYWSAFGNLHHISLLFSTINSSANPFIYFFVGSSKKKRFKESLKVVLTRAFKDEMQPRRQEDNGNTTTIETVV; this comes from the coding sequence ATGGATGAGTCGAACGTGACGTCATTCGTTGATGAGAAGTCCACCAACGCCTCCACCGCCAGGAATACCTCGGCTGGAGACCTGCGTCGGGAAATTCCAATTGTGCACTGGGTAATTATGAGCATCTCCCCTCTGGGCTTTGTCGAAAATGGAATCCTCCTCTGGTTCCTCTGCTTCCGGATGAGAAGAAATCCCTTCACGGTCTACATCACCCACTTGTCTATTGCAGACATCTCATtgctcttttgtatttttattctgtctGTTGACTATGCCTTAGATTATGAGCTCTCTTCTGGCTATTACTACACGATCGTCACATTATCAGTGACTTTTCTGTTTGGCTACAACACGGGCCTCTATCTGTTGACGGCCATTAGTGTGGAGAGGTGCCTGTCTGTCCTCTACCCCATCTGGTACCGATGTCATCGCCCCAAGCACCAGTCGGCATTTGTCTGTGCCCTCCTGTGGGCACTTTCGTGCTTGGTAACCACCATGGAGTATGTCATGTGCATTGACAGTGAAGGGCAGAGTCACTCTCAAAGTGACTGCAGGGCGGTGATCATCTTCATTGCCATTCTGAGTTTCCTGGTCTTCACTCCCCTCATGGTGGTGTCCAGCACCATCCTAGTGATTAAGATCCGAAAGAACACGTGGACGGCCCATTCCTCAAAGCTGTACATAGTCATCATGGTCACCATCATCATCTTCCTCATTTTTGCTATGCCCATGAGGCTCCTCTATCTGCTCTATTATGAATATTGGTCAGCCTTTGGAAACTTGCAccatatttctcttctcttctccacaaTCAACAGCAGTGCCAACCCTTTTATTTACTTCTTCGTGGGCAGCAGTAAGAAAAAGCGGTTCAAGGAGTCCTTAAAAGTGGTTCTGACCAGGGCTTTCAAGGATGAAATGCAACCCAGGCGCCAGGAAGACAATGGCAACACCACCACAATTGAGACTGTGGTCTGA